A window of Polaribacter litorisediminis contains these coding sequences:
- a CDS encoding acyltransferase family protein: MKVQPSKTERIHALDSLRAIMMILGIVLHSALNYVTWDNTDGWGLKDVNAMHASNDFIFSFIHTYRMQLFFVIAGFFGSMLFYERAPLKMIKNRVARLLLPFLVFVMLLRPILVFCWTYSKSTFAGNEAPLADALAKFSSFSTFIPERTFHLWFLYHLIIITCVSVALGFLFKKLPTISAMISKAFSWVIQKPVLRILIFSCMTFAVLTIRGDAKTNQSDFLPDLNIFFFYFTFYMVGWVLFKSKHLLDSLMKLDWATTIFGFGLYCLYFFVYYEDPEIVEKVLLKAFMAWAFIFGITGLFIRYGSQHSSLMRYISDSSYWVYLIHLGLTAFIPALIADWALPSPVKFIIVTVSTGIICFSSYHYLVRGTFIGRFLNGRRYSRKLSDIKNPVELSTLKPIASN, translated from the coding sequence ATGAAAGTACAACCTAGTAAAACTGAAAGAATACATGCACTTGATTCTTTGAGAGCCATCATGATGATTTTGGGAATCGTCTTGCATTCCGCACTTAACTATGTGACATGGGACAATACTGATGGTTGGGGATTAAAAGATGTAAATGCCATGCATGCCTCTAATGATTTTATTTTTAGTTTCATCCATACATATAGAATGCAATTGTTTTTCGTGATTGCAGGTTTTTTTGGTTCTATGTTATTTTATGAGAGAGCACCATTAAAAATGATCAAAAATAGAGTCGCTCGACTTCTTCTTCCATTTTTGGTGTTTGTGATGCTCCTTAGGCCTATTCTCGTTTTTTGCTGGACCTATTCAAAATCTACATTTGCAGGAAATGAAGCACCTTTGGCTGATGCTCTAGCCAAGTTTTCTTCTTTTTCGACTTTCATTCCCGAACGTACATTCCACCTTTGGTTCCTATACCATTTAATCATAATTACGTGTGTATCTGTTGCATTGGGATTTCTCTTTAAAAAGCTCCCAACAATTTCAGCCATGATTTCAAAGGCCTTTAGCTGGGTGATACAAAAACCAGTGCTGCGGATTTTAATATTTTCATGCATGACATTTGCCGTTCTTACAATTAGAGGAGATGCCAAAACGAATCAATCGGATTTCTTACCCGATTTAAATATCTTTTTCTTCTATTTTACCTTTTATATGGTAGGCTGGGTATTGTTTAAATCTAAGCATTTATTAGATTCATTGATGAAGCTAGATTGGGCAACGACCATCTTTGGTTTTGGTTTATACTGTTTGTACTTTTTTGTATATTATGAAGATCCAGAAATTGTAGAAAAGGTATTACTAAAAGCATTTATGGCTTGGGCATTTATATTTGGTATTACCGGATTATTCATCCGTTATGGAAGTCAGCATTCATCTTTGATGCGCTATATATCAGACTCCTCTTACTGGGTCTACCTTATACACCTTGGTTTAACAGCATTTATTCCTGCTTTAATAGCTGATTGGGCATTACCCAGCCCTGTCAAATTTATAATCGTTACGGTGAGCACCGGAATCATTTGCTTTAGCAGCTATCATTATCTTGTTAGAGGAACTTTTATAGGTCGTTTCTTAAATGGTAGAAGATATTCGAGGAAACTTTCAGATATTAAAAACCCAGTTGAATTATCAACATTAAAACCAATTGCCAGTAACTAA